Proteins from a genomic interval of Phocoena phocoena chromosome 20, mPhoPho1.1, whole genome shotgun sequence:
- the ZNF541 gene encoding zinc finger protein 541 codes for MDPCSLGDKGTLPSEMHLPSFPEGQALKCSDTLNQDLGPGSRDLLYDGLSCLDLDPSLPMPDAPSEMLEDNLGAASVYSGKDSDSTKLLQEYADPESQTSLQDLGLGVLKVPKEADKGGRATSGSTRKGKRQHSSPQNPLLDCSLCGKVFSSASSLSKHYLTHSQERRHVCKICSKAFKRQDHLTGHMLTHQKTKPFVCTEQGCSKSYCDYRSLRRHYEVQHGLCILKEAPPEEEACRNSPHAHEVASQPAPASLWSLVPPEAPSPSSLLPNRDLLRCIMSSIVQQKIPPSGPAPGGPADSGEGRNAACSCLPSSGSSFCSPASTPAAPGALGTEVPEEPRPPRKEPATDVLTAVHSRAAENSGPDPAEPELPLLEPPSSLEGWPEGAPLPTCLPLFRGQTVPTSSQPLSHSFQWLRNLSGCPKSKGNSMFVVHKPSAVLSQEGSEPGPRLSSDSPAGEPSPSPEDTPPFPHTLLKAPEEASGDPRYASTSGEDDSSASKKSKFDCNSFSWQNPGESGPQDGPKSSGLPSDATPLLRQLFLKSQESLVSHEQMQVFQMITKSQRIFSHTQVTAASSQLPTPDGKQVALKSLQGPWPQQPPPMAPTVDSLHAGPVNPEPEGSLACRRKSTPAFPTEASPSSVSQDTKGRPKVAAAPPALTASSLDPPGDPDISSLAKQLRSSKGTLDLGDIFSPGGLRQTQLGGEEPSRARLPGKQAQAESGMASGATKGEKGPACSRGGGYRLSSGNSRAQRFSGFRKEKVKMDMRCAASPSQVAMASFSSSAGPPTDPPWDSKSKLTIFNRIQGGNIYRLPDPMKEENMAGGCNQHNGGPTDWAEPRSTYVCKNCSQMFYTEKGLSSHMCFHSDQWPSPRGKQEPQVCGMEFCKPPRQVLRPEGDRQSPPGARKSLDNMTAAPLVVPVSVPVAPANHPPGSKVGGQEKDGEERDSKESRQHRKRKKLPRPKALLIPPPPSTSGEPGPGGCHQSCLRSPVFLVDRLLKGLSQCPPYTPPPMLSPIREGSGLYFNTLCSTSAQARPDRLISAMLDHVDGSFGICVVKDNTKISTEPHINIGSRFQAEIPELQDRSLAASDEHVASLVWKPWGDVMTNPETQDRVTELCNVACSSVMPGGGTNLELALHCLHEAQGNIQVALETLLLKGPQKPPTHPLADYHYTGSDIWTSTEKRLFKKAFCAHKKDFYLIHKTVQTKSVAQCVEYYYIWKKMMKSDCGRAPVPEKRAKREPDEADRTEAKVTRSPRDRPRHRPIPELKTKTESCRRESTLNSSPNASSKRTPELPGSREGQGFFPCRECERVFDKIKSRNAHMKRHRLQDHVEPIVRAKWPVEPFQLEEGEEGELGAGISPLQR; via the exons ATGGACCCGTGCAGCCTGGGGGACAAGGGCACCCTTCCATCTGAGATGCACCTCCCTTCGTTTCCCGAGGGCCAGGCGCTCAAATGCAGTGACACCCTCAACCAGGATCTGGGGCCCGGCTCACGAGACCTGCTGTACGACGGCCTGAGCTGCTTGGACCTAGACCCCAGCCTCCCGATGCCCGACGCGCCCAGCGAGATGCTGGAGGACAACTTGGGTGCCGCGTCCGTGTATTCAGGGAAGGACAGTGACTCCACGAAGCTGCTGCAGGAGTATGCAGATCCAGAATCGCAGACTTCCCTACAAG ACCTGGGGCTAGGCGTGCTCAAGGTGCCCAAAGAggctgacaaaggaggcagggccACGTCTGGGAGCACAAGGAAAGGAAAGCGGCAGCACAGTTCCCCTCAGAACCCACTCCTGGACTGCAGCCTCTGTGGGAAGGTGTTCAGCAGTGCCAGTTCTCTCAGCAAGCACTACCTGACGCACAGCCAGGAAAGGAGACACGTGTGCAAAATCTGCAGCAAGGCCTTTAAGCGTCAGGACCACCT GACGGGGCACATGCTCACCCACCAGAAGACCAAGCCCTTTGTGTGCACTGAGCAGGGCTGCAGCAAGAGCTACTGCGACTACCGCTCCCTGCGCCGGCACTACGAGGTCCAGCACGGCCTGTGCATCCTCAAGGAGGCCCCCCCGGAGGAGGAGGCCTGCAGGAACTCACCCCACGCGCACGAGGTGGCCAGCCAGCCCGCACCCGCAAGCCTGTGGTCCCTGGTGCCCCCGGAAGCCCCATCCCCCAGCTCCCTGTTGCCCAACCGAGACCTCCTGCGCTGTATCATGAGCAGCATCGTCCAGCAGAAGATCCCTCCTTCCGGGCCAGCCCCGGGAGGGCCTGCAGACAGCGGCGAAGGGAGGAACGCGGCCTGTTCCTGCCTGCCCTCGTCAGGGTCCTCCTTCTGCAGCCCAGCCAGCACCCCGGCGGCCCCAGGAGCCCTGGGCACTGAGGTTCCCGAGGAGCCCCGGCCCCCACGGAAGGAGCCTGCGACGGACGTGTTAACAGCCGTCCACTCGCGGGCAGCGGAGAACAGCGGCCCTGACCCAGCCGAGCCGGAGCTGCCGCTGCTCGAGCCCCCATCATCCCTGGAGGGCTGGCCCGAGGGCgctcccctgcccacctgcctgcctCTGTTCCGTGGCCAGACTGTCCCCACCAGTTCCCAGCCATTAAGCCACAGTTTCCAGTGGCTCCGAAACCTGTCAGGCTGCCCtaagagcaaaggaaacagtaTGTTTGTTGTCCACAAGCCCTCTGCAGTGCTGTCCCAGGAGGGCTCCGAGCCTGGCCCCAGGCTCAGCAGTGACTCCCCTGCGGGGGAACCCTCACCCAGTCCGGAGGACACGCCACCCTTCCCTCACACGCTCCTGAAGGCACCGGAGGAAGCCTCGGGTGACCCCAGATATGCCAGCACCAGCGGGGAAGACGACTCCTCGGCTTCCAAGAAGAGCAAGTTTGACTGCAACTCCTTCTCGTGGCAGAACCCTGGTGAGTCTGGCCCCCAGGACGGCCCGAAGTCCAGCGGCCTCCCGTCGGATGCCACGCCGCTCTTGCGGCAGCTGTTCCTGAAGTCTCAGGAGTCTCTGGTGAGCCACGAGCAGATGCAGGTGTTCCAGATGATCACCAAGTCCCAGCGGATCTTCTCCCACACCCAGGTGACCGCCGCCTCCTCCCAGCTTCCCACGCCCGACGGCAAGCAAGTTGCCCTGAAGTCACTGCAGGGGCCATGGCCACAGCAGCCCCCACCTATGGCGCCCACTGTTGACTCTCTCCATGCTGGCCCCGTGAACCCTGAGCCAGAGGGATCCCTAGCCTGCAGGAGAAAATCCACACCCGCTTTCCCCACAGAGGCCTCCCCCAGCAGCGTGAGCCAGGATACAAAGGGAAGACCAAAAGTGGCTGCCGCTCCACCTGCCCTCACAGCGTCGTCCCTGGACCCCCCTGGGGACCCAGACATCTCCTCTCTGGCCAAGCAGTTGAGATCCTCGAAAGGGACCTTGGACCTGGGGGACATCTTCTCCCCCGGGGGCCTGCGTCAGACCCAGTTAGGAGGGGAGGAGCCATCCAGAGCCCGCCTCCCAGGGAAGCAGGCCCAGGCTGAGAGTGGCATGGCTTCCGGGGCCACGAAAGGTGAAAAGGGCCCAGCCTGCTCGCGGGGCGGAGGCTACAGGCTCTCCTCTGGCAACTCCAGGGCCCAGCGGTTTTCAGGCTTCCGGAAGGAGAAGGTGAAAATGGATATGCGCTGTGCGGCTTCTCCAAGCCAGGTAGCCATGGCTTCCTTCTCGTCGTCGGCCGGGCCTCCAACGGATCCCCCCTGGGACTCCAAGTCCAAGCTGACGATATTCAACAGGATCCAG GGTGGAAATATCTACCGGCTCCCCGACCCGATGAAGGAGGAGAACATGGCAGGTGGCTG TAACCAGCACAATGGCGGTCCCACAGACTGGGCAGAGCCAAGGAGCACTTACGTCTGCAAGAATTGCAGCCAGATGTTTTATACAGAGAAAGGGCTGAGCAGCCACATGTGTTTTCACAGCGACCAGTGGCCGTCACCTCGAGGGAAGCAGGAGCCGCAG GTGTGTGGCATGGAGTTTTGCAAGCCACCAAGACAGGTGCTGAGGCCGGAGGGGGACAGGCAGAGTCCCCCGGGAGCCAGGAAGTCCTTGGACAACATGACCGCAGCCCCTTTGGTGGTCCCTGTGTCGGTGCCTGTGGCTCCAGCGAACCATCCCCCGGGGAGCAAGGTGGGT GGACAGGAGAAGGACGgggaagagagagacagcaagGAGAGCAGGCAACACAGGAAGCGGAAGAAGCTCCCCCGGCCCAAGGCACTGCTTATCCCTCCTCCGCCCTCCACGTCTGGGGAGCCGGGCCCGGGAGGATGCCACCAGAGCTGCCTGCGCTCACCCGTGTTCCTGGTGGACCGCCTCCTGAAGGGACTGTCCCAGTGCCCTCCCTACACGCCGCCCCCAATGCTCAGCCCCATCCGGGAGGGCTCTGGGCTGTATTTCAACACTCTCTGTTCCACATCTGCTCAGGCCCGTCCCGACAGGCTCATCAGCGCCATGCTTG ATCACGTGGACGGCTCTTTTGGCATCTGTGTGGTGAAGGACAACACCAAGATCAGCACTGAACC ACACATCAACATTGGAAGCCGGTTTCAGGCTGAGATCCCAGAGCTCCAGGACAGATCATTGGCTGCAAGTGACGAGCATGTAGCTTCTCTGGTCTGGAAGCCATGGGGAGATGTGATGACCAACCCAGAAACGCAGGATAGAG TGACCGAGCTCTGCAACGTGGCCTGCTCCAGCGTGATGCCGGGCGGGGGCACCAACCTGGAGCTCGCTCTGCACTGCCTGCATGAAGCCCAGGGCAACATCCAG GTTGCCCTGGAGACCCTCTTACTGAAAGGACCCCAGAAGCCACCGACTCACCCTCTCGCCGACTATCACTACACAG GTTCGGACATCTGGACCTCCACAGAGAAGAGGCTCTTTAAGAAGGCGTTCTGTGCCCACAAGAAGGACTTCTACTTGATACACAAGACG GTCCAGACAAAAAGTGTAGCCCAGTGTGTTGAATATTACtacatctggaaaaaaatgatgaagtCTGACTGCGGCCGAGCCCCAGTGCCGGAAAAGAGGGCCAAGAGAGAGCCGGATGAAGCAGACAGGACCGAAGCGAAG GTCACTCGTAGCCCTCGGGATAGACCCCGCCACCGTCCAATCCCCgaattaaagacaaagactgAGAGTTGCAGGAGGGAGTCCACCCTCAACTCCAGCCCAAATGCCAGCTCGAAACGGACCCCTGAGCTGCCGGGGAGCAGGGAGGGCCAAGGCTTCTTTCCCTGCCGGGAGTGTGAGAG GGTGTTTGACAAGATCAAGAGTCGAAATGCCCACATGAAGCGGCACCGGCTTCAGGACCACGTGGAGCCCATCGTCAGGGCAAAGTGGCCCGTGGAGCCCTTccagctggaggagggggaggagggcgaGCTAGGGGCTGGCATCAGCCCTCTGCAGCGGTGA